Proteins encoded within one genomic window of Deltaproteobacteria bacterium HGW-Deltaproteobacteria-2:
- a CDS encoding methylenetetrahydrofolate--tRNA-(uracil(54)-C(5))-methyltransferase (FADH(2)-oxidizing) TrmFO, whose amino-acid sequence MSKSDQVIIIGGGLAGCEAAWQLLRRGHTVHLYEMKPQKFSPAHKMENLAELVCSNSLKSNSLDNAHGLLKEEMRRLHSLIISAADSTAVAAGSALAVDRFLFAREVETQLNQQKNFSLHRTEITEIPEEVLTIIATGPLTSDALAQEISRILKSSYLYFYDAIAPIVEADSINMNKVFLASRYDKGTPDYLNCPLSEEEYKRFHQELLSGEKVLAKAFEDVKHFEGCLPVEVLAARGENTLAFGSMKPVGLIDPHTGVMPYAVVQLRRENSSGTLFNMVGFQTKLTWPEQQRIFRLIPGLENAEFARYGSIHRNTYVNSPSLLAPSLQLKNNENIFLAGQITGVEGYTESTAMGLLAGLNAAFIVEGKKLQPPPAQTAIGALLRYITSAESADHFQPMNINFGLLDTLRGKKLRKRDKNILYVSQALRSLNDWTTAQFLN is encoded by the coding sequence GTGAGTAAATCTGATCAGGTCATAATCATCGGCGGAGGATTGGCCGGCTGCGAAGCTGCCTGGCAACTGCTGCGGCGGGGTCATACGGTTCATCTGTATGAAATGAAGCCGCAAAAATTTTCGCCAGCCCATAAGATGGAAAATCTGGCGGAACTGGTTTGCAGTAACTCTCTTAAATCCAACTCTCTGGACAACGCACACGGCCTGCTCAAGGAAGAAATGCGCCGTCTCCATTCCTTAATAATATCTGCGGCAGACAGCACCGCCGTTGCCGCGGGTTCCGCTCTGGCAGTAGACCGATTTTTGTTCGCCCGGGAAGTGGAAACGCAACTAAATCAACAAAAAAACTTTTCACTTCACAGAACTGAAATTACGGAAATTCCGGAAGAAGTGTTAACGATAATTGCTACCGGCCCGCTTACTTCCGACGCGCTGGCGCAGGAAATATCCCGTATACTAAAGAGCTCTTATTTATATTTTTACGATGCCATTGCTCCAATAGTCGAAGCCGATTCAATTAATATGAACAAGGTCTTCCTGGCTTCGCGCTATGATAAGGGCACGCCGGATTATTTAAATTGCCCTTTATCCGAAGAAGAATACAAACGCTTTCATCAGGAGCTGCTGTCCGGAGAAAAAGTTCTTGCCAAAGCATTTGAAGATGTCAAACATTTTGAAGGATGCCTGCCTGTAGAAGTGCTGGCCGCTCGCGGTGAAAACACACTCGCCTTCGGTTCGATGAAGCCGGTGGGATTGATCGATCCGCACACGGGTGTAATGCCTTATGCCGTTGTTCAACTACGCAGGGAAAATTCATCCGGCACTCTTTTTAACATGGTCGGATTTCAAACAAAACTGACCTGGCCTGAGCAACAACGTATTTTTCGCCTGATTCCCGGCCTGGAAAACGCCGAGTTTGCCCGGTACGGTAGTATTCACCGCAATACTTATGTCAACTCACCTTCTCTTCTCGCGCCTTCCCTGCAACTAAAGAACAATGAAAATATTTTTCTTGCCGGTCAGATTACCGGCGTGGAAGGATATACTGAATCAACAGCCATGGGACTTTTGGCCGGACTGAATGCCGCCTTCATTGTTGAAGGGAAAAAACTCCAGCCACCACCAGCTCAAACAGCCATCGGAGCATTGCTCCGTTATATAACTTCTGCCGAATCTGCCGATCACTTTCAGCCCATGAATATTAATTTTGGTCTATTGGATACATTACGTGGTAAAAAATTAAGAAAAAGAGACAAAAATATTCTTTATGTAAGTCAGGCATTACGGTCTTTGAATGATTGGACGACCGCTCAATTTTTAAATTAA
- a CDS encoding alpha/beta hydrolase, giving the protein MIVSTMGCTSLGMTTIPLDKLKAKYADVNSKIIEIDGMNIHYKDEGQGPTLILLHGVCASLHTWDGWAERLKGHYRIIRLDLPGFGLTGPPSNPSLSDPSFYKKDEAVKYFNRVFGEFVDRLNLEKFSIAGNSLGGYIAWNYTVKNSDKVEKLILIDSLGFPQGMPFIMSFASNPVIRPFARYIMPRFLVNMAATEAWGDKSKITKEIKDRYFELMMREGNKGSTVDVFTIFKKLNSDKSISEGIKDLKPPTLVMWGTKDVWTPFNPSFENWKRELPTAKFIQYEGAGHTPMEEIPDITARDADLFLSNKN; this is encoded by the coding sequence ATGATCGTCTCAACAATGGGTTGCACTTCGTTGGGAATGACCACCATACCTCTTGATAAGCTGAAAGCGAAATACGCGGATGTTAACTCGAAGATCATTGAAATTGACGGTATGAATATTCATTACAAGGATGAAGGTCAAGGGCCGACATTAATTTTGTTGCATGGTGTATGCGCATCACTTCATACATGGGACGGATGGGCTGAACGGCTTAAAGGACATTACCGTATTATCCGGCTGGATCTTCCTGGATTTGGATTAACAGGACCGCCTTCCAATCCTTCTCTCTCCGATCCATCTTTTTACAAAAAAGATGAAGCTGTTAAGTATTTTAACAGAGTGTTTGGAGAATTTGTAGACAGGTTGAACTTGGAAAAGTTTTCTATAGCGGGGAATTCTTTGGGCGGCTATATCGCTTGGAACTATACTGTGAAAAATTCAGATAAAGTAGAGAAACTTATACTAATAGACTCGTTGGGATTTCCGCAAGGAATGCCTTTCATAATGTCCTTCGCGAGCAATCCCGTTATACGTCCATTTGCACGGTACATCATGCCTCGATTTTTAGTTAATATGGCCGCAACCGAGGCGTGGGGAGATAAATCAAAAATTACCAAAGAGATCAAAGACCGCTATTTCGAGCTTATGATGAGAGAAGGCAATAAAGGCAGTACTGTTGATGTGTTTACCATATTTAAAAAACTGAACAGTGATAAAAGCATTTCCGAGGGAATAAAAGATCTCAAACCCCCAACTTTGGTTATGTGGGGCACCAAGGATGTGTGGACTCCTTTTAATCCATCCTTTGAAAACTGGAAGAGGGAATTACCCACGGCAAAATTTATTCAATATGAAGGTGCAGGACATACTCCTATGGAGGAGATACCTGATATAACAGCACGTGACGCCGATTTATTCCTTTCAAATAAAAATTAG
- a CDS encoding acyl-CoA dehydrogenase yields the protein MAGLWFDLRDINFQLFEVFKIKETLLGKGRYVDFDADTCKMALDQAAKFAELEIAPTYPDEVHRKPIEATYKDGKVTTPEAYKRLWKLYCEAGYVAMADQPEVGGQGFPAIIAASCGHMMLSCNPAFMMYPGVTHGAARLMEDYFQHPLRDVVLQKMYSGEWAGTMCLTEPGAGTDVGALKTTAKKNADGTYSIVGTKSFISGGDQDLSPNIIHPVLARIEGDPKGTRGISIFMVPKIRFNEKGELGESNDVYCSGIESKMGIHGSATCTLNFGDNGKCIGHMMGEQGQGMPIMFHMMNEERQNVGLIGAALAGASYLHALDYCKQRIQGQNVIAMALKDENAPAVPIIDHPDIRRMLIKMKSISEGLRALCLLCYFCMDNMFSAMFSAVLDPNANKEELAKEQEYWAGLLEILTPIVKSYATDMGMVGCDLAVQSYGGYGYCREYPVEQMMRDQKINAIYEGTNGIQALDLLGRKLGMKKGAYFISLLNYTKDAIDEAEKIDALKGEAAIVKDALTACGLTAKDFSKMIGTTPFVPLIGACDYLNCLGDALVGWLHLRMATEALKKFFDASTNEKEKAFYRGKIEGARFFINRITGLVPAKLENLKKDEQSAMNIPIESFVGE from the coding sequence ATGGCGGGTCTTTGGTTTGATTTAAGAGATATTAATTTCCAACTGTTTGAAGTATTCAAGATAAAAGAAACCTTACTGGGTAAGGGACGTTATGTGGACTTTGATGCTGATACGTGCAAGATGGCGCTTGACCAGGCTGCAAAATTTGCCGAGCTTGAGATTGCCCCTACTTATCCTGACGAAGTTCATCGTAAACCGATCGAAGCAACATATAAGGACGGCAAGGTAACAACACCGGAAGCATACAAGAGACTGTGGAAACTTTATTGTGAAGCAGGTTACGTGGCTATGGCCGATCAGCCGGAAGTAGGCGGTCAGGGATTCCCGGCAATTATAGCAGCGTCCTGTGGCCATATGATGTTGTCCTGTAATCCGGCATTTATGATGTACCCCGGCGTTACTCACGGCGCGGCAAGACTGATGGAGGATTATTTCCAACATCCTCTGCGTGATGTCGTTCTGCAAAAAATGTACAGTGGTGAATGGGCCGGCACAATGTGTCTGACCGAACCTGGCGCGGGCACCGATGTCGGTGCTTTAAAAACAACCGCCAAGAAAAATGCTGACGGCACTTACTCCATCGTGGGCACCAAGAGTTTTATTTCAGGCGGCGATCAGGATCTGTCTCCGAACATCATTCATCCGGTTCTGGCCAGAATCGAAGGTGATCCGAAAGGAACGCGAGGTATTTCCATTTTCATGGTTCCCAAAATCAGATTCAATGAAAAAGGCGAGTTGGGTGAATCAAATGATGTATACTGCAGCGGCATTGAAAGCAAAATGGGTATTCACGGCAGCGCCACCTGTACCCTTAATTTCGGCGACAACGGCAAATGTATCGGTCATATGATGGGTGAACAAGGCCAGGGTATGCCGATTATGTTCCACATGATGAACGAAGAGCGTCAGAACGTCGGCTTGATTGGCGCGGCGCTTGCCGGTGCGTCTTACCTTCATGCGCTCGATTATTGCAAACAAAGAATTCAGGGACAAAACGTCATCGCCATGGCCTTAAAGGATGAAAACGCTCCTGCCGTTCCCATCATTGATCATCCCGATATCCGCAGAATGCTGATCAAAATGAAGTCAATTTCAGAAGGTCTTCGCGCTTTGTGTCTGCTCTGCTATTTCTGCATGGATAATATGTTCAGCGCGATGTTCTCCGCTGTTTTAGACCCCAATGCCAATAAAGAAGAATTGGCAAAAGAGCAAGAGTACTGGGCAGGCTTGCTCGAAATTCTCACTCCCATAGTCAAATCCTACGCTACGGATATGGGCATGGTAGGTTGCGATCTGGCCGTGCAGAGTTACGGCGGTTACGGTTACTGCCGTGAGTATCCTGTTGAACAGATGATGAGGGATCAGAAAATCAACGCTATCTATGAAGGTACTAACGGTATTCAGGCTCTCGACCTTCTGGGACGCAAGCTGGGCATGAAAAAAGGTGCTTATTTCATCAGCCTGCTCAACTATACCAAAGATGCTATTGACGAAGCCGAGAAGATCGACGCTCTCAAGGGAGAAGCAGCCATCGTCAAAGATGCTTTGACTGCCTGCGGATTAACAGCCAAGGATTTTTCCAAGATGATTGGCACGACGCCTTTCGTTCCATTGATTGGAGCTTGCGATTATCTTAACTGTCTGGGTGATGCTCTTGTTGGCTGGCTGCATCTCAGAATGGCAACTGAAGCCCTTAAGAAGTTCTTTGATGCGTCAACGAACGAAAAAGAAAAAGCTTTCTATCGTGGTAAGATCGAAGGAGCCAGGTTCTTCATTAATCGTATTACAGGACTTGTACCTGCCAAACTGGAAAATCTGAAAAAAGATGAACAAAGTGCAATGAACATTCCAATAGAATCTTTCGTTGGTGAATAA
- a CDS encoding acetyl-CoA C-acyltransferase, producing MRECVIIDGVRSANSRAHNEKGWFRMLRPDEVLTKVYDGLFARNPKVKPEDIESVFVGCANITGMQNDIGRLSWLAGGFPESVPTNTLTMQCPSGMAAVQHAARAIMCGEGDTYIASGVEDMQKVFMAMHMDFSPRLMERYNIADIPMGSTAEKVAEQWKITRDDMENMAFWSHKKADAATKAGKFKKEIIPIEGLKDDGTSFVVDIDQWIRGDISRESMATMKPGFKPDGLLTAATSSPLTIGAAAVLLMERSKADKLGLSYHLKYEAGALAGCDPTIMGIGPVPAVKRLLARTGKKISDIAIWEFNEAFASQSLACVRDLGIAQNAPFENVNVWGGALALGHPLGESGCRLVVTLNTIMKTDYPDAKYCVGTLCGAFGNAGAIMLSKA from the coding sequence ATGCGTGAGTGTGTAATTATCGACGGTGTAAGATCAGCCAATTCCCGAGCGCACAACGAAAAGGGATGGTTTCGTATGTTGAGACCGGATGAGGTCTTGACAAAAGTTTATGATGGGTTGTTTGCCCGTAACCCCAAAGTAAAACCTGAAGATATCGAATCAGTATTTGTAGGTTGTGCCAATATTACCGGCATGCAGAATGATATCGGTCGCCTTTCCTGGCTGGCCGGCGGATTTCCGGAATCGGTTCCTACCAATACCCTGACCATGCAATGTCCTTCCGGTATGGCAGCCGTTCAGCATGCCGCCCGCGCTATTATGTGTGGTGAAGGCGATACCTACATTGCTTCCGGTGTGGAAGATATGCAGAAGGTCTTCATGGCCATGCATATGGATTTTTCGCCACGTCTGATGGAGCGATATAACATTGCGGACATCCCTATGGGTTCTACTGCTGAAAAAGTGGCCGAACAGTGGAAAATCACCCGTGACGATATGGAAAACATGGCTTTCTGGAGCCATAAGAAAGCCGATGCAGCCACCAAAGCCGGCAAATTCAAAAAAGAGATCATCCCGATCGAAGGCCTTAAAGATGACGGCACGTCCTTTGTGGTTGATATCGACCAGTGGATCCGTGGTGACATCTCCAGAGAATCGATGGCTACAATGAAACCCGGTTTCAAACCCGATGGACTTTTGACTGCAGCGACATCCTCGCCACTTACAATCGGCGCGGCTGCTGTTCTTTTAATGGAACGTTCCAAGGCCGATAAGCTGGGACTTTCTTATCACCTCAAATATGAAGCCGGTGCTTTAGCCGGTTGCGATCCGACAATCATGGGCATCGGTCCCGTTCCCGCTGTTAAGAGACTTCTGGCTCGCACAGGTAAAAAAATAAGTGATATCGCCATTTGGGAATTCAACGAAGCATTCGCCAGCCAGTCCTTAGCCTGCGTCAGAGATCTGGGAATCGCCCAGAACGCGCCTTTTGAAAACGTCAACGTATGGGGCGGCGCTTTGGCGCTTGGTCATCCATTGGGCGAAAGCGGCTGCCGTCTGGTGGTCACCCTGAATACCATCATGAAGACCGACTATCCCGACGCTAAATACTGTGTTGGTACACTTTGCGGCGCTTTCGGCAATGCCGGTGCTATCATGCTCAGTAAAGCGTAA
- a CDS encoding acyl-CoA dehydrogenase: MASLWVDLRDIKFQVFEVLKIGETLLGKGRYKDYDADTCNMVLDQAAKFAELELAPTYPDEVHRKPVEATFKDGKVTTPEAYKRLWKLYCEAGYMATADQPEVGGQGFPAVIAASAANMFLACNQAFVMYPGLSHGAARLMEDFFQHPLRDILLEKMYTGEWAGTMCLTEPGAGSDVGALKSTAKKNADGTYSIVGTKSFISAGDHDLTPNIIHPVLARIEGDPKGTKGISIFMVPKVRFNEKGELGEANDVTCGNIESKMGIHGNATCTLNFGSDNKCIGYLMGEERQGMPIMFHMMNEERQGVGMMGASLSMAAYLHALDYAKQRFQGQDVIMMAMKVEDSPQVTIIKHPDVRRMLLRQKSISEGLRMMCFFCYFCMDNQFSAMVDGNEEQVEYWKGLIEVLTPVVKAYCTDKGQESIELAVQCYGGYGFCREYPVEQMMRDNKINQIYEGTNGIQALDLLGRKLGMKKGKYFIDLLNLTKEAIDEADGLDLLKGEAAVVKDALTACGLTAKDFSKMIGSTPYVPLIGACDYLNALGDALVGWLHLKMANVAAKKYFEVTGEQDKNFYMGKIRGAKFFINRITGLVPAHLENIKKNEQSAMDITDDQFVVD, translated from the coding sequence ATGGCAAGTTTGTGGGTTGATTTACGGGATATTAAATTCCAAGTGTTTGAAGTCTTAAAGATAGGCGAGACATTGCTGGGCAAAGGCCGTTATAAGGATTATGATGCTGATACATGCAACATGGTTCTTGACCAGGCGGCAAAGTTTGCAGAGCTGGAACTTGCTCCTACCTATCCTGATGAGGTTCATCGTAAACCAGTCGAAGCAACATTTAAAGATGGAAAAGTAACGACACCTGAAGCTTATAAAAGGCTTTGGAAACTTTATTGTGAAGCTGGATATATGGCTACGGCCGATCAGCCGGAAGTAGGTGGTCAGGGCTTCCCCGCAGTAATCGCTGCTTCTGCCGCAAATATGTTTCTGGCCTGCAACCAGGCCTTTGTTATGTATCCCGGTCTTTCCCATGGCGCTGCAAGATTGATGGAAGATTTCTTCCAGCATCCGCTGCGTGATATCCTTCTGGAAAAAATGTATACAGGCGAATGGGCGGGAACCATGTGTTTGACTGAACCGGGTGCCGGTTCCGATGTCGGTGCTTTGAAGTCAACCGCCAAAAAGAACGCTGACGGTACCTACTCAATTGTCGGCACCAAGAGCTTCATCTCCGCCGGTGATCATGACCTGACCCCGAACATTATTCACCCTGTTCTGGCCAGAATCGAAGGCGACCCCAAAGGAACAAAAGGCATTTCCATTTTCATGGTTCCCAAGGTCAGATTCAATGAGAAGGGCGAACTCGGAGAAGCCAACGATGTTACCTGCGGCAACATTGAAAGCAAAATGGGCATTCACGGCAATGCAACCTGTACTCTGAATTTCGGTTCTGACAACAAATGCATCGGTTATCTGATGGGCGAAGAACGTCAGGGTATGCCGATCATGTTCCACATGATGAACGAAGAGCGTCAGGGCGTCGGCATGATGGGCGCTTCTCTGTCAATGGCCGCTTACCTGCATGCTCTGGATTATGCCAAGCAGAGATTTCAGGGACAAGATGTCATCATGATGGCTATGAAGGTTGAAGACTCGCCGCAAGTGACTATCATTAAGCATCCTGATGTTCGCAGAATGCTGCTCAGACAGAAATCCATTTCGGAAGGTCTTCGTATGATGTGTTTCTTCTGCTATTTCTGCATGGACAATCAATTCAGCGCTATGGTTGATGGTAACGAGGAACAAGTGGAATACTGGAAGGGCTTGATCGAAGTGCTGACACCGGTAGTAAAAGCCTACTGCACAGACAAGGGCCAGGAAAGCATTGAACTTGCAGTACAGTGTTACGGTGGTTATGGTTTCTGCCGTGAATACCCGGTCGAACAGATGATGAGAGATAACAAGATCAACCAGATATATGAAGGAACCAACGGAATTCAGGCCCTTGACTTGCTGGGACGCAAGCTGGGCATGAAGAAAGGTAAATACTTCATTGATTTGCTCAACTTAACCAAAGAAGCAATTGACGAAGCCGATGGACTCGATCTTCTCAAGGGAGAAGCGGCTGTTGTCAAAGATGCTTTGACGGCCTGCGGATTAACGGCAAAGGATTTCTCCAAGATGATTGGCTCGACGCCTTACGTACCACTGATTGGAGCATGCGATTATTTGAACGCTTTGGGAGACGCTCTTGTAGGATGGCTGCACCTCAAAATGGCCAATGTTGCCGCCAAGAAATATTTCGAGGTAACAGGCGAACAGGATAAAAATTTCTATATGGGCAAGATCCGAGGTGCCAAATTCTTCATTAATCGTATCACCGGGCTTGTTCCTGCTCATCTGGAAAACATCAAGAAAAATGAGCAGAGTGCGATGGATATTACTGACGACCAATTTGTTGTCGATTAA
- a CDS encoding type I DNA topoisomerase yields the protein MANSLVIVESPTKVKTIKKFLGADFNAVASMGHVKDLPKSTLGIDLEKDFEPTYNVIETKKKTIDDLKKAAKSAENIYLAPDPDREGEAIAWHIAEIINAKNKNIYRVLFNDLTKNTVIEAIKNPLQLDFNKYEAQQTRRILDRLVGYQISPVLWDKVKRGLSAGRVQSVAVRMICDREEEINKFVPEEYWNLVAQFEGNNPPPFEAKLLKVDGKKAKVTTGEQAANLAAKLKEADFSVEKLEKKEVKRSVPPPFTTSKLQQEASRWLRFSAKKTMMVAQKLYEGIELGKEGSVGLITYMRTDSFRIAEEAIKDVRDYIRENYSSDYLPHKPHFYKNSQKAQDAHEAIRPSKMTYKPKDIKNYLSADQFKLYQLIWNRFVASQMNPAILDQTTIDIAGAGCIFRAQGQIMKFPGFTIVYTEGKDDKEENGNGNDKLLPEVSEKEKLKLLKLNTEQKFTQPPPRFSEASLVRELEEKGIGRPSTYATIISTIQDREYVSLEKGKFHPSELGMTVTQLLVKSFPTVLDLAFTADMENKLDAIESGESKRVETLKEFYTLFADELKKAKTEMKNLKQEETPTDLVCEKCNSPMVIKWGKNGRFLCCSNYPKCKNTMNFTHDENGKVTHVETKTTEIKCNKCGKNMIVKEGRFGQFLACSNYPECKNTMTATKNENGEIVAQEAPTTDEVCEKCGKPMAIKRGRYGQFLGCTGYPECKNIKKMGKDGKVTNQEPVLSDENCELCGKPMAVKRGRFGQFLGCTGYPECKNIKKIPKNKPSE from the coding sequence ATGGCGAATTCTTTAGTTATTGTGGAATCTCCCACTAAAGTTAAAACTATAAAAAAGTTTCTCGGAGCCGATTTTAATGCTGTGGCTTCTATGGGACATGTGAAAGATTTACCGAAAAGCACTCTGGGCATTGATCTGGAAAAAGACTTCGAACCGACATACAATGTAATCGAAACAAAAAAGAAAACCATCGATGATCTGAAAAAAGCTGCGAAGAGCGCGGAAAATATTTACCTCGCCCCCGATCCTGACCGGGAAGGAGAAGCAATCGCCTGGCATATAGCGGAAATCATCAACGCTAAGAATAAAAATATTTATCGCGTTCTGTTCAACGATTTAACCAAAAACACCGTTATCGAAGCCATCAAAAATCCACTGCAACTTGATTTTAATAAATATGAAGCTCAGCAGACAAGACGTATTCTCGATCGTCTGGTTGGTTATCAGATCAGCCCTGTTTTGTGGGACAAGGTCAAAAGGGGCCTGAGCGCGGGACGCGTGCAATCAGTCGCCGTGCGCATGATTTGCGACCGTGAAGAAGAGATCAACAAGTTTGTTCCCGAAGAATACTGGAATCTGGTAGCGCAATTCGAAGGCAATAATCCGCCGCCCTTTGAAGCGAAGCTTCTTAAAGTTGACGGCAAAAAAGCCAAAGTAACTACAGGCGAACAGGCCGCAAATCTGGCCGCGAAACTCAAGGAAGCGGATTTCAGTGTCGAAAAACTGGAAAAAAAAGAAGTCAAACGTTCCGTACCGCCGCCTTTTACAACAAGCAAACTCCAGCAGGAAGCTTCCCGCTGGCTGCGTTTTTCAGCAAAAAAAACCATGATGGTTGCTCAGAAATTATACGAAGGAATAGAACTGGGTAAAGAAGGTTCCGTCGGTCTGATCACTTATATGAGAACAGATTCTTTCCGGATAGCTGAAGAGGCTATTAAAGACGTGCGCGATTATATCAGAGAAAATTATTCTTCAGATTATCTGCCGCACAAACCTCATTTTTATAAAAACTCGCAAAAAGCTCAGGATGCCCATGAAGCGATTCGTCCCTCTAAAATGACGTACAAACCAAAAGATATAAAAAACTATCTGTCTGCAGATCAATTTAAACTTTATCAGCTCATCTGGAACCGCTTTGTTGCCAGCCAGATGAACCCGGCAATTCTTGATCAGACTACCATTGACATAGCGGGCGCCGGTTGCATCTTCCGCGCTCAGGGACAGATCATGAAATTCCCCGGCTTTACCATTGTCTATACCGAAGGCAAGGACGATAAAGAAGAAAATGGTAACGGCAACGATAAACTTCTGCCGGAAGTCAGCGAAAAAGAAAAACTCAAGCTACTTAAGCTGAATACGGAACAGAAATTCACGCAGCCGCCGCCGCGTTTTTCGGAAGCATCGCTTGTGCGCGAGTTGGAGGAAAAAGGAATCGGACGTCCCAGCACTTATGCGACCATTATCTCCACCATTCAGGATCGCGAATATGTCAGTCTGGAAAAAGGGAAATTCCACCCTTCTGAATTGGGAATGACGGTCACTCAACTTCTGGTAAAAAGTTTCCCGACGGTTCTGGATCTGGCCTTCACCGCGGATATGGAAAACAAACTCGACGCCATCGAAAGCGGCGAAAGCAAACGCGTGGAAACACTCAAAGAGTTTTATACTCTTTTTGCCGACGAACTGAAGAAAGCCAAAACGGAAATGAAAAACCTCAAACAAGAGGAGACTCCAACCGATCTGGTTTGCGAAAAATGCAACTCTCCGATGGTGATTAAATGGGGGAAAAACGGAAGATTCCTCTGCTGTTCCAATTATCCCAAATGCAAGAACACTATGAATTTCACCCATGACGAAAACGGAAAGGTAACGCACGTGGAAACAAAAACAACGGAAATCAAATGCAATAAATGCGGTAAAAATATGATTGTCAAAGAGGGACGTTTCGGACAGTTTCTGGCCTGCTCGAATTATCCGGAATGTAAAAACACAATGACTGCAACAAAAAACGAAAATGGCGAAATCGTCGCTCAGGAAGCGCCGACAACCGATGAGGTTTGCGAAAAGTGCGGCAAACCCATGGCCATCAAACGTGGACGTTACGGTCAGTTCCTCGGCTGCACAGGTTATCCCGAATGTAAAAATATCAAAAAAATGGGCAAGGACGGCAAAGTAACAAATCAGGAACCCGTATTGTCGGACGAAAACTGCGAACTGTGCGGCAAACCCATGGCCGTTAAGCGCGGACGTTTTGGACAGTTCCTGGGTTGCACCGGTTACCCCGAATGCAAAAACATCAAGAAAATACCAAAGAACAAACCCAGTGAGTAA
- a CDS encoding protein-L-isoaspartate O-methyltransferase, producing the protein MDRYKKQRTRMVETQLKARDIIDVRVLKAMSTIPRHLFIDEGLIDQAYNDSPLPIDGHQTISQPYIVALMTQALELKGKERVLEIGTGSGYQTAVLASIADRVFSIERIASLSTNARKILDKLNFYNVALRVGDGSYGWRDEAPFDAIIITAAAPEIPQYLVEQLAAGGKMVFPVGGRDVQTLYKLTRSLENPQEIIKEDLGGCRFVSLIGESGWEK; encoded by the coding sequence ATGGATAGATACAAGAAGCAGCGGACGCGGATGGTTGAAACGCAATTAAAAGCGCGCGATATAATTGATGTTCGAGTATTGAAAGCCATGAGCACTATTCCACGTCATCTTTTTATTGATGAAGGGTTGATTGATCAGGCTTATAATGACAGTCCTCTGCCAATTGATGGACATCAGACCATCTCTCAACCATACATAGTCGCACTCATGACGCAGGCATTGGAGTTAAAAGGAAAAGAAAGGGTCTTGGAAATAGGCACCGGATCCGGTTATCAAACGGCTGTGTTGGCATCTATTGCCGATCGTGTTTTTTCTATCGAACGCATTGCTTCTCTGTCTACAAACGCGCGGAAGATTCTTGATAAGCTTAATTTTTACAATGTAGCCTTAAGAGTCGGCGACGGTTCTTACGGCTGGAGAGATGAAGCTCCTTTCGACGCGATCATCATCACAGCTGCAGCACCGGAAATTCCACAGTATTTAGTCGAACAGCTTGCCGCCGGTGGAAAGATGGTTTTTCCCGTCGGCGGTCGCGATGTGCAAACTTTGTATAAACTTACTCGTTCTTTAGAAAATCCTCAAGAAATCATCAAAGAAGATCTGGGCGGATGCCGATTTGTCAGCCTGATTGGGGAGAGCGGATGGGAAAAATAA